The Arctopsyche grandis isolate Sample6627 chromosome 5, ASM5162203v2, whole genome shotgun sequence genome includes a window with the following:
- the LOC143911754 gene encoding transmembrane reductase CYB561D2-like: MKLNDSLLSTLKVLLNTLAQMLVGVIFLFIIYYAVRYIGSEKLKLHVIFSTLGYEFLMMEAIMVFNPENSWSRHIPRKNKKIVHLVLQVTAASFILAGFILAVVEKGSWGIGHFTSNHGILGLTSFICTLISIFNGIGTFLMAKSKNRVRSTGVKFMHTLFGSSTIVLGLVTLILGVRKQSFINNAGETLSVVATVFLALSACYVFLNPLLNMKAYLPKLRSTNIW, encoded by the exons ATGAAGTTAAATGATTCCTTGCTTTCTACTTTGAAAGTGTTGCTAAATACTTTGGCGCAAATGCTCGTAGGAGTTATTTTCCTATTCATTATTTACTATGCTGTTAGATACATCGGttcagaaaaattaaaattgcacgTGATATTTTCAACGCTAGGG TATGAATTTTTGATGATGGAAGCGATCATGGTTTTTAACCCTGAAAACTCTTGGAGTCGTCATATAccaagaaaaaacaaaaagatcGTCCATTTGGTGCTTCAAGTGACTGCAGCCAGCTTCATATTGGCCGGTTTTATTCTAGCCGTCGTCGAGAAAGGATCCTGGGGTATTGGTCATTTCACATCAAATCACGGAATCCTTG GACTCACAAGTTTCATCTGCACGCTGATCAGCATATTTAACGGAATTGGGACCTTTTTGATGGCCAAATCTAAAAATCGAGTTCGTTCAACAGGAGTCAAATTCATGCACACGCTTTTTGGCTCTTCCACCATTGTCCTGGGTCTCGTCACTTTGATCTTGGGTGTTAGAAAACAGAGTTTCATTAACAATGCTGGCGAAACATTATCAGTCGTGGCCACTGTCTTCTTAGCATTGAGTGCATGTTATGTTTTTTTGAATccacttttaaatatgaaagcttACCTGCCTAAATTGAGAAGTACTAATATATGGTAG
- the LOC143911755 gene encoding transmembrane reductase CYB561D2-like, producing MVKNKLVESVKNSVAYSTWKLVLNTCIHMLNAVVFLQMVNFAVGPHVPRTKQMLHVIFSTLGYQLLMMEAIMTFNGNNSWSRLISRNHQKLVHLFIQLVASAFIIVGFSLAVSNKDDIKGVHFLSAHAILGLIGFIFTVISVMNGFMTFLFGKNSTTCSTFLKVLHNISGCVAIITGLCSLIFGIDLNFFRMWHKPEMVNTLIVFIAVCMGYILINPMLNLVAYLKSCRS from the exons ATGGTGAAGAATAAACTGGTAGAAAGTGTGAAGAACTCTGTAGCGTATTCAACATGGAAATTGGTGCTGAACACATGCATCCACATGCTCAATGCTGTGGTCTTCCTACAGATGGTCAACTTCGCTGTTGGTCCTCACGTCCCAAGAACTAAACAGATGTTGCATGTGATTTTCTCAACATTGGGA TACCAACTGTTGATGATGGAGGCAATCATGACGTTCAACGGCAACAACTCTTGGAGTCGCCTCATATCGAGAAATCACCAGAAGTTGGTGCATCTCTTTATACAATTGGTGGCGAGCGCTTTCATCATTGTTGGATTCTCCTTGGCTGTCTCCAACAAAGACGACATCAAGGGTGTTCATTTTCTATCAGCGCATGCTATATTGG GTTTGATAGGCTTCATCTTCACGGTGATCAGCGTGATGAACGGCTTCATGACTTTTCTCTTTGGCAAGAATAGTACTACTTGTTCCACGTTTCTGAAGGTGCTGCACAACATCAGCGGCTGCGTAGCCATCATCACCGGTCTTTGTTCGTTGATCTTCGGCATCGACTTGAATTTCTTCAGGATGTGGCACAAGCCGGAAATGGTTAATACACTGATCGTATTCATTGCAGTGTGCATGGGTTATATTCTGATCAACCCGATGTTAAATCTAGTAGCTTACTTAAAAAGTTGCAGAAGTTAA
- the LOC143911924 gene encoding transmembrane reductase CYB561D2-like has protein sequence MEVETYNVQNDLKVRLSYVLNTLVHMAAAIVIYIVWKFAIVNDSIDKKLQLHIIFSVTGYQFLIIEAILSFAPSNSWSFIMHHKHRKVVHLILQVLGAIFVIVGFSLAVAAKSPKLHFRSGHGICGLIGFIFTLICLVNGTLTFLAPKLRDKIRPTTIKFGHAVCGCIAVSMGLITLCIAINTSWFINSNGKGVSGIATALVVLSLAFTLLYPAKSIQGFLANMRTTEL, from the exons ATGGAAGTTGAAACTTACAACGTGCAAAATGATTTAAAAGTTAGACTGTCAtatgttttaaatacattaGTGCATATGGCTGCTGCTATTGTTATTTACATAGTGTGGAAATTTGCAATAGTAAACGATAGCATTGATAAAAAACTTCAACTGCACATTATATTTTCAGTTACAGGG tATCAGTTCTTGATTATAGAAGCCATATTGTCGTTTGCTCCTAGTAATTCGTGGAGTTTTATAATGCACCACAAGCACAGAAAGGTCGTTCATTTAATATTGCAAGTTTTGGGAGCCATTTTTGTCATAGTTGGATTTTCGTTAGCGGTTGCTGCCAAATCACCCAAGTTGCATTTTCGATCGGGACACGGTATTTGCG gtctCATTGGATTTATTTTCacgttgatctgtttggtaaaCGGAACTTTGACATTCTTAGCACCAAAGCTGAGAGACAAAATTCGTCCGACAACAATAAAATTTGGGCATGCAGTCTGTGGGTGCATCGCCGTATCAATGGGCTTAATAACCCTTTGTATTGCAATCAACACTTCTTGGTTTATTAACAGTAATGGAAAAGGTGTATCTGGTATTGCAACTGCTTTGGTAGTACTCAGTTTAGCCTTCACACTTCTGTATCCAGCTAAAAGCATTCAGGGATTCTTGGCCAATATGAGAACAACCGAATTATGA
- the LOC143911961 gene encoding transmembrane reductase CYB561D2-like, which produces MSVTSTDAIMQITNNGQSNILDHFGRILNTLNHALIAIVTFYTCWVVFTQKKIDLFELHIALTTLGYQFLMAETIIALAGENSWTYGLKRSTKKIIHWAMAIIGSCLSIAGTSIIIYSRNKHFSSTHGILGLTAMVLLVPTFMNGPLTLFSRYCNKSIKPVYMKIYHIITALAAYCVGVSCLITGFQKKWFIKESSKEFSTCFVVFTSITIILTAKVPVINIYKLIKGMFMR; this is translated from the exons ATGAGTGTCACGTCGACTGATGCTATCATGCAAATTACTAATAATGGCCAAAGTAATATTTTGGATCATTTTGGACGAATATTAAACACATTGAACCATGCATTAATTGCTATAGTTACATTCTATACGTGTTGGGTGGTTTTCACACAGAAGAAAATCGATTTATTTGAACTGCATATAGCATTGACAACGCTTGGG tatCAATTCTTGATGGCAGAAACAATAATAGCTTTAGCTGGTGAAAATTCTTGGACATATGGACTAAAacgatcaacaaaaaaaataattcactgGGCGATGGCTATTATAGGATCGTGCTTGTCTATAGCAGGAAcctcaattattatatacagtaGAAATAAGCACTTTAGTTCAACTCATGGTATATTAG gTCTTACAGCCATGGTATTGTTGGTACCCACGTTTATGAATGGTCCTTTGACGTTGTTTTCTCGTTATTGCAACAAAAGTATAAAGCCTGTTTATATGAAAATCTATCATATAATTACAGCATTGGCTGCATATTGTGTGGGAGTGTCGTGTCTTATTACgggatttcaaaaaaaatggttcatcaAAGAATCATCAAAAGAATTTTCAACTTGTTTTGTAGTTTTCACTAgcattacaattattttaacaGCAAAAGTACCTGTCATCAATATATACAAACTTATTAAAGGGATGTTTATGAGGTAg